One Rosettibacter firmus genomic window carries:
- a CDS encoding T9SS type A sorting domain-containing protein: MTKFKSLILISIFISYNLLAQNEVIIQENELGFCSVDGTIATSVTGYTGKGYADTDLGIGKSISWQINVLKEGTFSFIWRYAVSGNTQERNAKLLINGNVVVDTVYFPRTGDQWNSWKESNPVQVNLKTGYHKIRLESYSPNGLGNYDYFKIIGDGIEPAQCTPSYILTVKSNNDDWGTVEYSPVQNYYDEGTIVTLKAHPKPGYFFESWLGEETSADSIFTFVIKSNVNAVARFLPLGIKADTNLIGYATIQDDKGTPFMVIGGALGDTVIANNLEDLKNYLSSEKPYVVKFSGKIEGSDVIQINSDKTLLGYGNQAYLKGIELSINNARNVIIKNITVSHVTPQDAVEINGKSKNIWIDHCEFFSDREHGVDYYDGLLDIKNASSFITVSWCNFHDHYKTILISSGDEQYADTVIRVTFHHNYFYNCESRLPSIRFGKAHIFNNYYKNCNTAINTRMGACVRVENNYFENVGKAVFSDYSSIPGAGFLLNNYLGSSSIYPVAGCNLDVPYDYQKFLDEPEILPELIPANVKTKVENNVLPQEFFIGNYPNPFNSETKIILKLPVTSDVKLIVYNLLGQKLITLIDQKLNEGNYDFKWNAVNMTSGIYFYQLITNNTIKTGKMILMK, encoded by the coding sequence ATGACCAAATTCAAATCTCTAATACTTATTTCAATTTTTATTTCATATAATTTATTAGCTCAAAATGAAGTCATAATTCAAGAAAATGAATTAGGCTTTTGTTCTGTTGATGGAACAATAGCTACAAGTGTTACTGGTTATACAGGGAAGGGTTATGCAGATACAGATTTAGGAATTGGTAAAAGTATTAGCTGGCAAATTAATGTTCTTAAAGAAGGAACTTTTTCATTTATATGGAGATATGCTGTAAGTGGTAACACTCAAGAAAGAAATGCAAAGTTATTGATTAATGGTAACGTTGTTGTTGATACAGTTTATTTTCCCAGAACAGGTGATCAATGGAATTCGTGGAAAGAATCTAATCCAGTCCAGGTTAATTTAAAAACTGGCTATCATAAAATAAGATTAGAATCATATTCTCCAAATGGTTTGGGTAATTATGATTACTTTAAAATTATTGGAGATGGAATTGAACCTGCTCAATGTACGCCTTCTTATATTCTAACTGTTAAAAGTAATAATGATGATTGGGGTACTGTTGAATATTCTCCTGTTCAAAATTATTATGATGAAGGAACAATTGTAACACTTAAAGCTCATCCAAAACCAGGATATTTTTTTGAAAGCTGGCTGGGCGAAGAAACAAGTGCAGATTCAATTTTTACATTTGTAATAAAAAGTAATGTAAATGCTGTTGCAAGATTTTTACCACTGGGAATAAAAGCAGATACTAATTTAATTGGATATGCAACAATTCAGGATGATAAAGGTACTCCATTTATGGTTATTGGTGGAGCACTGGGCGATACAGTTATTGCAAATAATTTAGAAGATTTAAAAAACTATTTAAGTAGTGAAAAACCTTATGTTGTAAAATTTAGTGGAAAAATTGAAGGTAGTGATGTTATCCAGATAAATTCAGATAAAACTTTGCTGGGTTATGGAAATCAAGCTTACTTGAAAGGAATTGAATTATCCATTAATAATGCAAGAAATGTAATAATAAAAAACATAACTGTTTCTCATGTAACTCCACAAGATGCAGTTGAAATCAATGGTAAATCAAAAAATATCTGGATTGATCATTGTGAATTTTTCTCCGATAGAGAACATGGTGTTGATTATTATGATGGCTTGCTCGATATTAAAAATGCATCTTCGTTTATAACAGTTTCATGGTGTAACTTTCATGATCATTACAAAACAATACTTATTAGCTCTGGCGACGAACAATATGCTGATACTGTTATTCGTGTTACATTTCATCATAATTATTTTTATAACTGTGAATCACGACTTCCAAGTATAAGATTTGGTAAAGCACACATTTTTAATAATTATTATAAAAATTGTAACACTGCAATTAATACCAGAATGGGTGCATGTGTTCGTGTTGAAAACAATTATTTTGAAAATGTCGGGAAAGCAGTTTTCTCAGATTATAGTTCAATACCTGGTGCAGGATTCTTATTGAATAACTATCTTGGTAGTAGCAGTATTTATCCAGTTGCAGGTTGCAATCTTGATGTTCCATATGATTACCAGAAATTTTTAGACGAACCAGAAATATTGCCAGAATTAATTCCTGCTAATGTTAAAACAAAAGTTGAAAACAATGTATTGCCACAGGAATTTTTTATTGGGAATTATCCTAATCCTTTTAATTCAGAAACAAAAATTATTTTAAAACTGCCAGTAACTTCAGATGTTAAATTAATAGTTTATAATTTGCTGGGACAAAAATTAATCACATTGATTGATCAAAAATTAAATGAAGGAAATTATGATTTTAAATGGAATGCTGTGAACATGACATCTGGAATTTATTTTTATCAATTAATTACAAACAATACAATTAAAACAGGTAAAATGATATTAATGAAATAG
- the cas6 gene encoding CRISPR-associated endoribonuclease Cas6: protein MRLTFDFEISPTTIPKNYNRGFISLIKYLIQSKSELLYHYYYDKKRLKPFTFSVYFPQLNGMDSDKINAGNIAYLNFSSSDLFLLSSIYNSFREIKEHRWQQNGNEIYFKPIKVKLNPHKKINKDIATFKTLSPVLINNIGDSHKFLLPGEDGFIEGLEFAVRQCAKEFLNYEEKFPLEFEIGKWGREVVYVYQKMPSVNGIFVIKSLPEILQMIYDIGLGVHRSQGFGMLEVIK, encoded by the coding sequence GTGAGACTCACTTTCGATTTTGAAATAAGTCCCACTACAATTCCCAAAAACTACAATCGGGGCTTTATTTCATTAATAAAATATTTAATTCAAAGTAAAAGCGAATTACTTTATCATTACTATTATGATAAAAAAAGATTAAAGCCATTTACATTTAGTGTATATTTCCCGCAATTAAATGGAATGGATAGCGATAAAATTAATGCTGGTAACATTGCATATCTAAACTTTTCCTCTTCTGATTTATTCCTTTTATCTTCTATTTACAATAGTTTTAGAGAAATTAAAGAGCACAGGTGGCAACAGAATGGTAATGAAATATACTTTAAGCCTATCAAAGTGAAATTAAATCCTCACAAAAAAATCAATAAAGATATTGCAACATTTAAAACACTTTCGCCAGTACTTATAAATAACATTGGGGATTCACACAAATTTTTATTACCAGGCGAAGACGGCTTTATAGAGGGACTTGAATTTGCGGTTCGTCAATGTGCAAAAGAATTTTTGAATTACGAAGAGAAATTCCCATTAGAATTCGAAATAGGTAAATGGGGTAGAGAAGTAGTATATGTTTATCAAAAAATGCCATCTGTCAATGGAATTTTTGTTATAAAATCACTCCCGGAAATTTTACAAATGATATATGACATTGGATTGGGAGTTCATCGTTCACAAGGATTTGGAATGCTGGAGGTGATAAAATGA
- the cas7i gene encoding type I-B CRISPR-associated protein Cas7/Cst2/DevR, producing the protein MANQIKNITLTIIFEGSALNRDEKIGGNILSIKKLNVNGEVRSFISKVAIRHYLFETLSKAYPDIWKTAIVTDQGNVIQFDLLIEDILTNAELDAFGYMYTISGENSITRKSPIGITKAISLTPYNQDLAFYANHDLVKRGNYQGFSLTPDPYSKEEHNSFYKLSFTIDSAILGKDTWIVNAEPKFNGSDTLEIYFGNENVKTITVERTNSEAKKFYLNNGKVSVNQLNRNIFEIIFELKDDIKKQRIKSILEAIKSGFYAQSSGESNSIIPLFLIASGVKIPSPVFHPYIDIVKEDSGFKVLGIKDGLNNFWINSDKIYLFNCERLKTFVDDSRITRDWNEFLKDVGLDNGTDSNV; encoded by the coding sequence ATGGCAAATCAAATTAAAAACATAACACTTACAATTATTTTTGAAGGTTCAGCTCTTAACAGAGATGAAAAAATTGGTGGTAATATTCTCTCAATAAAAAAATTGAATGTTAATGGAGAAGTAAGATCTTTTATCAGTAAAGTTGCAATCAGGCATTATTTATTTGAAACTCTTTCAAAAGCTTATCCTGATATATGGAAAACTGCAATTGTGACTGATCAGGGAAATGTAATTCAATTTGACCTTTTAATTGAAGATATTTTAACAAACGCTGAACTTGATGCATTTGGTTATATGTATACAATTAGTGGAGAAAATTCAATCACAAGAAAATCTCCAATCGGAATTACAAAAGCAATTTCACTTACTCCATATAATCAAGATTTAGCTTTTTATGCTAACCACGACCTAGTAAAAAGAGGGAATTATCAAGGTTTTTCATTGACCCCTGATCCTTACAGTAAAGAAGAACACAATTCTTTTTATAAACTTTCTTTCACAATAGATTCAGCTATTTTGGGTAAAGATACATGGATTGTAAATGCTGAACCTAAATTTAATGGTTCTGATACATTGGAGATCTATTTTGGTAATGAAAACGTTAAAACAATTACAGTCGAAAGAACTAATTCTGAAGCAAAAAAATTTTATTTAAACAATGGTAAAGTTTCTGTTAACCAACTGAATAGAAATATATTTGAAATCATATTTGAACTTAAGGATGATATTAAAAAACAACGAATTAAATCTATACTTGAAGCTATTAAATCTGGATTTTATGCTCAGTCTAGTGGTGAATCAAATTCTATTATCCCATTGTTTTTAATTGCAAGTGGTGTGAAAATCCCATCTCCTGTTTTTCATCCTTATATAGATATCGTTAAAGAGGATTCTGGTTTTAAGGTTTTAGGAATAAAGGATGGATTAAATAATTTTTGGATTAATTCAGATAAAATTTATCTTTTTAATTGTGAGCGATTAAAAACTTTTGTAGATGATAGCAGAATAACAAGGGATTGGAATGAATTTCTTAAAGATGTTGGATTAGATAATGGTACAGATTCTAATGTGTAA